The stretch of DNA TTAAGTTTTTTAGTATCGAATTTTTGGCTTCCCGTTATAGACTCGTGTATCTTTTTTGTTTCCTCAAGTTGTTTTTTTAGTATATCGAGAAGTTCTCTAACAGGTAGCTCTTCCTTTTTTTGTGGAGGTTTTTTAGGCTTTGGTTTTGAAGATGAACTTCCAAAAAAATTGGGCCACGTCGTTGGAACTAAAGCTTCCAAATCCGCTGATCCAGCACCCCAAACCCAAGCCATTGCTGGGTTTGAAATCCCTAAAATTATTACAACTACTATTGAAATGACCTTTTTTTCCATGTTTCCCTCCTGTCATTTTTTGCCTGCTGTACGAAAATTGGTAACCATATTGCCGGATCATCACCAACTTCCGCGATAATGCTTTCGGCTAATTCCGCGTTATCAGGTGTACCTGATAACACCAAAAGTTCGTCACTAAAGTCGTGTTCGATGGTTTTTCCATCGCTTGTCAGATGGAATTTACCGAGATTCAGTTCTGCAAGCGCAGATTGATCGCCCTGCTTAATGAGAAATTGGCGACTAAACTCACCGAGTCCTTTAACGAGTTCAAATTCAGTATCTGTTAGTTTAAAACCTTTTGTATAATCTTCATAATTTGCTTTGGGGTTGGCTAGAAAAATGTAAGTCGCACATTGTTGAATGAGTGTTTTGGCAATATTACTTTCCAAAGCATCGCTAGGCTCTTGTGTTGCATAAACAAAAATACCATTTTGCTTACGGATAGTCTTTTGTTTATTTTTCGCTAAATCTTCAAAGTACGGATCTTGCAATGGTTTCCAAAACTCATCAAAGATATACATAAATCGCTGTCCGCTAATCATGCCTTCTGTGCGGTAAAGCAAATACATCATCACTGGAGTACGAGTTTCCGGATTATCTAAGAATTCTGTAATATCAAAGCCATAAATTTGATGTGTTGAGAGATTAAGTGCATCACTGGGATTATCAAACAACCATCCATAATCACCACCTTCACACCATTTTACCAAACGAGCGTGAACTGATGGGTGCGCATTGTAATCACTTAAATGCGGATTTGGTAAGAATTGCACTAGAAAAGATAAGCGACGGAGCGAGCGATCAATATTGTTACTCATGACAGACATGACAGCTTGGTTAATTTCTTCTTCGTCGTGGTGTGTGACTTCGCCACCAGCTTCTGCTAACTTTTTAACAAACTGTTTTAGAAAAATTAGGTTTTCTTGTGTAGGAGGGAGTTGGAATGGGTTAAAACCACTTTGCCTACCAGCTTTAAATGATAAGTATTTTCCTCCCATCGCCCGAATAGCGATTTCCATGCCACGATCTTTATCAAAAACAACGGTTGTTGGTTTGAACTTTTGTGCTTGCGCTAATAGAAATCCGAGTAGCACTGTTTTACCAGAGCCAGACTGTCCGATGATTGCAGTATTACCAAGTAACCGTTTATTTGTCGAATCTTCTTCAAGTTTAGAGGCATGAAAATTGAAATAAAGCGGTGTTTTACTCACTGTTTTAAGAATTGTTACTGCCGGTCCCCACGGATTTCCTGTCGGTTTTCCGGACATAAAATTATGAAAAGATGAAAATGACAAGAAGTTGAGGGATGTAATTGGCGCGGGACGTGGCCGCCATTTCCAATTTGCAGGAAGTTGCGCCCAATAACCAGCTTCAATAGCTAAATCTACGGGTTTTGGTAATACCGCAACGTCTAGTAGTGCTGCGTTTGCTTTTGCCATATGGTCGCGAACTTGTTGAATTGTGTCGCCGTATATGGTCAGTGTGCAATGATGCTCGCCCATGACAAAATGTCCACTTACAAGCTGATTAAGTGCTTCGTCAATTTGCTCAATTTGGCTTGTCGCTACATCACGTGCATCGATAAGATTACGTTGATGTCGCTGTAAATAATCTTTGGCAGCATGTCGCGAGAGTACAGAAAAGCTCTGCGTTAGCACGAACTCGAAATCACTTTCTAACAAAACATTAAGTTGTCCTGGTTTGGTTGTTATGTCATATTCCTTGATTTCCATCATTCCAAACCGGCGCATTCCAGTAATTGTGCGCAGTTCACCGAGAGCACCCCATTTTGAGAAAAAAGGCCGATTTATAGATATATAATCGGCAAAACGATCATAGCAGATCGGCATAGGACGGTATTCGCCATTGACAAGCATTCCGAGAAATTCAAGGGCAGAAGAATAAGCATGACCATTTTTTTCATAAGCACCAAGAAGTTCCGCACCGTAACGTTTAAATGACTGTCCTAAGGTACGGTTGATATCATTGAGAGCTTTAATACATGATTCTTGCCGCAGCTTTTTTTGATCAAGTGTTTCACGCTCATGCTGAGAAAAAAACGACATAACCTTATCAGCTATTGGTTGGAAAACGACAGTTAGATACAGATCATTGACCATAAGGTTATAACCAGTAAAACTTTGCCGGTATTTTTCATCAAGTTGATAGCAAAATGTTTTATCAAATGTTGAATCGGGATATTCATAAACACGCCGACGTACAATATGCGTCCACAACGATAAATTAGCTGATGCAACACCACGTAGAGTATTGTTTAACTCTTTAGTCCACTGATAGATATCTTCTTCTGAAGCATTTTGATGCGAGCGTCCATCAATTTTCCATACCGACAAATATTCAGCGTCTTTGGTAGAGATAATCGTATCTGTAATGTGGTGTGAGTAGGGTATGAATAGACTTACTGGTGTCTCTGATGTGAGGCGCTTGCTGCTTTCAACAGCTGTCATGCTTATCTCCTTTTGCGGTAATGAGAGGGGCTGTAACTTGATGCTCCCCAAAAACTCTTGTTTCGGTTACGGAATTTAGTATCGATCCACAACCACCAGATCCGGAATGCCTTATCATCATTCTTGGTAATTTGCGCCATAATGAACCATAATGGTGGTGCGATTATCCACAAAAAGATATTTATTGTCATGGCAACAGAAGCGACACCTACAACCATAATAATAAGCGGCATCATTGGCACACCCCAAAGTGTTGGAACGCGAGTCGCTCCCTTAAATAAAGGAAATTCTTCCTGTTTTTGCGGTTTCATGGACGACTCCACTTAATTGATATGATATAATATATGGCTAAGATAGAATGCTGCACCAGCAATAACAACACTGAACGCCCACCGTGCAAACGTAGCTCTTGCGATAAGACGAAACGCCCAAAGGAGCAATAGAAATAAAAGCATGATAGCAGCAGCAATGGGAATAATTATACTTAACCCGTATTGCATGCCTATGAAAATATCTACGCTATTTGTTTTTTCTTGAGCATATGTGGGCTGAGTCGCTAAGAATAAAATTAGAGTTATAAAAACAACACGAACCTTGTTGCTTACATTTTCAATTTTTACCTGAAAAGTGTTTAATTGCTTCATGTTTTTATTCCCATCATGACTGAAGTTACAATAAATAACATCCTTCCCTTGCTGCATAAGTGAAGATTATCATTGGCGCATCTATAACCGATAGACAAGGCCTTCATGTTAAAAAACATTTCGTTCCATGCGGCTTTAAATTGTACTTTAATTAGATGCAAACAACATTGTGGTAAGTTCAGTTGCTGAGCCAGCGATAACCACACCGATTGCCCATCGCACAAACGTATCTCTACCAATGTAGCGCCCTGCATAACCAATTGCTAAGCACAGAAGTATAACGGCAGCTGCAATAGGGATGATGTTGCCAATAAGATCTGTTTGTAAAGCCTTTAAAGCTTTATTAGCTTTACCCAGAACCTGAGCATGTGCAGAACTATTCATAAAAAGAATGGTCATAGCTGCAGCAATTACGATAACATTTTTGTTATTTTTTGTTTTAATATCATTTAATCGTTTCATGTTTTTCACTTTTAAATAAAGAATATTTCGTATTATACTGATTTTATAATTAAATTCAATTAGTTTTAAACAATATATCGAAAAATTAGATTGCTAAGCCAGCAATGACCACGGCAATCCCCATCGCACAAACGTATCTCTTCCAATGTAGCGCCCTGCATAACCAATTGCTAAGCACAGAAGTATAACGGTAGCGGCGATAGGGATGATGTGGTCAATAAGATCTGTTTGTAACTCATCTAAAGCCTTTTTAGCATTACTCAAAGCTTTTTAGGCATACAAAGAACTATTCATAAAAAATATGGCTATAGTTGTAGTAAATGAGATGATTCTATTGTTATTTTTTAATTGAAAATATCTAATTGTTTCATATTACTTATCCCAATTAAAATTAAAATTTTTACTGAAGAACTCCTTTTTCAGTTGTACAAGTAATTTTTTCATTTTACGCATGACATTATCGAAATGGGAAGATCCGCTTCGAATATGTGGAGTACTTCATATTACACATATTGATGCTTTATGTTTAGTCATTATTGGAACAACATTGTAGTAAGTTCGCCTGCTGAGCCCGCGAGAACCACGCCGATTGCCCATCGCACGAACGTATCTCTACCAATGTAGCGCCCTGCATAACCAATTGCTAAGCATAAAAGTATAACGGCAGCTGCAATAGGGATGATGTTTTCAATAAGATCTTTCTGCAAAGCCTTTAAAGCTTTGTCAGCTTTAGTTAGAACTTGAGCATACACAGGACTATTCATAAAAAACATAATTATAGTCGTGGTAAATGCGATGATTGTGTTGTTATATTTTAATTGTATATTATTTAATTTCTTCATATTATTTACTCCTAATTAAAGTTATTTATAATAATGTCTGTTTTACAATATAATAAAGCTTATAATCGGTATATTTATAATTGTTTCTATAGCTTTCATTATGGTTTAAACAACATTGCGACAAGCTCAGTTGCTGAGCCAGCGATAACCACGCCGATTGCCCATCGCACAAACGTATCTCTACCAATGTAGCGCCCTGCATAACCAATTGCTAAGCACAGAAGTATAACGGCAGCGGCAATAGGGATGATGTTGCCAATAAGATCTGTTTGCAGAGCCTCTAAAGCTTTTTTAGCTTTACCCAGAACCTGAGCATATGCAGGATTATTCATAAAAAGAACAGTTATAGCCGCAGCAGTTGCTATGCTTTTATTATTTTTTTTTAATAATTGTTTTATGTTTTGTATTTTCATTGAAATTATCCATAAATAAATAACTATTTTTCTTTTTTGCAATATAAGTGAAAATGATTATTGTATATTCACAACTTATAGATGCGAATTTCGCTTTTTAAAAAAGGAAAACACATTCTCTTTAGCACTATGGTGTTTTGAACAACATTGTGACAAGTTCAGT from Bartonella taylorii encodes:
- a CDS encoding VirB4 family type IV secretion/conjugal transfer ATPase is translated as MTAVESSKRLTSETPVSLFIPYSHHITDTIISTKDAEYLSVWKIDGRSHQNASEEDIYQWTKELNNTLRGVASANLSLWTHIVRRRVYEYPDSTFDKTFCYQLDEKYRQSFTGYNLMVNDLYLTVVFQPIADKVMSFFSQHERETLDQKKLRQESCIKALNDINRTLGQSFKRYGAELLGAYEKNGHAYSSALEFLGMLVNGEYRPMPICYDRFADYISINRPFFSKWGALGELRTITGMRRFGMMEIKEYDITTKPGQLNVLLESDFEFVLTQSFSVLSRHAAKDYLQRHQRNLIDARDVATSQIEQIDEALNQLVSGHFVMGEHHCTLTIYGDTIQQVRDHMAKANAALLDVAVLPKPVDLAIEAGYWAQLPANWKWRPRPAPITSLNFLSFSSFHNFMSGKPTGNPWGPAVTILKTVSKTPLYFNFHASKLEEDSTNKRLLGNTAIIGQSGSGKTVLLGFLLAQAQKFKPTTVVFDKDRGMEIAIRAMGGKYLSFKAGRQSGFNPFQLPPTQENLIFLKQFVKKLAEAGGEVTHHDEEEINQAVMSVMSNNIDRSLRRLSFLVQFLPNPHLSDYNAHPSVHARLVKWCEGGDYGWLFDNPSDALNLSTHQIYGFDITEFLDNPETRTPVMMYLLYRTEGMISGQRFMYIFDEFWKPLQDPYFEDLAKNKQKTIRKQNGIFVYATQEPSDALESNIAKTLIQQCATYIFLANPKANYEDYTKGFKLTDTEFELVKGLGEFSRQFLIKQGDQSALAELNLGKFHLTSDGKTIEHDFSDELLVLSGTPDNAELAESIIAEVGDDPAIWLPIFVQQAKNDRRETWKKRSFQ
- a CDS encoding type IV secretion system protein VirB3, which codes for MKPQKQEEFPLFKGATRVPTLWGVPMMPLIIMVVGVASVAMTINIFLWIIAPPLWFIMAQITKNDDKAFRIWWLWIDTKFRNRNKSFWGASSYSPSHYRKRR
- a CDS encoding TrbC/VirB2 family protein gives rise to the protein MKQLNTFQVKIENVSNKVRVVFITLILFLATQPTYAQEKTNSVDIFIGMQYGLSIIIPIAAAIMLLFLLLLWAFRLIARATFARWAFSVVIAGAAFYLSHILYHIN
- the trwL gene encoding VirB2 family type IV secretion system major pilin TrwL → MKRLNDIKTKNNKNVIVIAAAMTILFMNSSAHAQVLGKANKALKALQTDLIGNIIPIAAAVILLCLAIGYAGRYIGRDTFVRWAIGVVIAGSATELTTMLFASN
- the trwL gene encoding VirB2 family type IV secretion system major pilin TrwL; this encodes MKKLNNIQLKYNNTIIAFTTTIIMFFMNSPVYAQVLTKADKALKALQKDLIENIIPIAAAVILLCLAIGYAGRYIGRDTFVRWAIGVVLAGSAGELTTMLFQ
- the trwL gene encoding VirB2 family type IV secretion system major pilin TrwL codes for the protein MKIQNIKQLLKKNNKSIATAAAITVLFMNNPAYAQVLGKAKKALEALQTDLIGNIIPIAAAVILLCLAIGYAGRYIGRDTFVRWAIGVVIAGSATELVAMLFKP